A genomic region of Oncorhynchus mykiss isolate Arlee chromosome 4, USDA_OmykA_1.1, whole genome shotgun sequence contains the following coding sequences:
- the LOC118964431 gene encoding transport and Golgi organization protein 1 homolog isoform X2 produces MAVNVSYVYIFILFIHNFISKAAVEGRFSDFKSCADEECSMLLCRGKAFSDFTGPDCRFLPFKKGETIYVYYKLSSQRTNIWAGSVGNRFGYFNKDQLVINHIYTEKELEIPAEETDFVCFDTGHDKFDSYDIDSLLGSSLLLTDEEESVQVTTETFYLNKSAESTTVEVDEPPPEVTLLENDEIDRDVPEDIDKVVEVLDNDDLRHFEALESSLPHPETLDTKGVEYNTVLETTAERIKDYLQKDQQRTEDSVPYSVVEPEEGEIKETPSEPLSKDDPELENAPDGFSEGRPIPELKTTLGITFDAVTSNDEDTWKVTPYDKESDKTEYQQDEESDYHLRETPLLAFSEESSNLEHENILESDHTDEEDSLSEVPHTQKQDSKDNNLWSAFGDTVFNVVSGGERIAHVASSEENEEDDEGEITPEQPPKIEEPKESFGCSTSSELIFEQPADSNFSEDAVKVPDEDSQMLQFEDESEEADIEPSTPPAYEAGHTEALAENLTVDDSPVPKQLSQTDMLSDFDSKNDELELKQAVEELPIQKEESIDFSQVENTFKQGGTELFRLLREPYQKIPDPSKNTMVKESHLELPIEEDDSIHLVGEEIEEELLEDENAVLSSSKTEHTDENDTESLSEFGSEQPNNYTQTDVVSSDVLDVVQHGEAIDIEPEVHETENDAESHTPSLKDKVLDPLPNKETEYSDNVLRLTLLRDHFKEEDMERLQKILGLQNLFRVEFLFSDLELKAAWLSQTNTSKDIEKVLEAILEASETPILDEIERMLDAQEIADLQQEAGEFVEEASILDDFQELVFTLSQKYSTARNSAPMAVGSQLHPDTDVDMSDDAEEEKTFPQSVEDIDKDNLTVTETGEETKAPEKPAHDSHKIPYMGIDEDSGYLNRNKDNQASSKTPEEIQRGPQTILENTLDMGLSVDMDHPPSGSLESPPVTDFHEDEQSGSSFVSVLILSGHLITLFYEYLGIYGVMMVTSLPEHWKSGPDFYSVFCEPVLVTAGAGVIGFLFWSSILSVKSKSYLITEKELVDRMKMLEQEKKEILQKVAELQQRGEELKENQKLSEKSATFSLEKIQDLENIVQEMERQNERLDEENHLLAISFDKERANTAKHDDMMSEMDKTIEKLKRSKKKTQDALSKSTILMDEVKLREDARNVQHQVLEKDIATLKEENLSLHHAAKLWEEKHRETREQIKVYHKSQKDLEDSLVQKDHNVEVLSDLLGDLEACDDLKGGVVANGEAFNDKQTIIQNRVKQMMVVSRVQTTLSVVEKERDRFMTKLLNEEKSRKELEEQFQKLEHDILLVKSDKNHMENQYKTLQQKNDIMTEMYQQKENALQQKLTKEEFERPNKEDRLTKVDSKALEEEVKVCRQRVKEIQDKLKRTEKSYKAQIIKQEQKSHENWAIARAAEQAMFNEKKENIHLHNLLTSMSSKLNELRRPLFKPTLGMAPMPLRRGPRPCGRYPPDHKHPVASRPDTMAPSTSSPSDLGSSTAPLESQAEAQASTENPEANTRPQGPGSLLVSPIRPPPDSRPGPLRPVISHPSGLCYRPIPGRHHIPPPPPFMPPVYRPDNGHSGMMPPGPPPPNGHPLIPPGHRRPTPGAYSPPSPHNRYLPPPSHYEPVPPPFGVSGSTPMARPMGPPHTYVHYGPLDHSILPPGVAPYPHVGPRDFPVQPQVPHGHDSSVGPQPGAGPQGQGQDYRSQQATAAPQDSDRK; encoded by the exons ATGGCTGTAAATGTTTCTTacgtatatatttttattttatttattcataATTTCATATCCAAAGCCGCAGTCGAAGGGAGATTCTCCGACTTCAAAAGCTGTGCAGACGAGGAATGCAGTA TGCTCTTGTGCCGGGGGAAAGCTTTTAGCGATTTCACCGGACCAGACTGTCGGTTTCTGCCATTTAAAAAAGGAGAGACTATATATGTCTACTATAAACTCTCAAGCCAAAGGACAAATATATGGGCAGGGAGT GTTGGTAACCGCTTTGGTTACTTCAATAAGGACCAACTCGTAATCAATCACATATACACTGAAAAAGAATTGGAGATTCCTGCTGAG GAAACCGACTTTGTTTGCTTTGACACTGGACACGATAAGTTTGACAGTTATGACATTGATTCACTGTTAGGTTCCTCTTTATTGTTAACAGACGAGGAGGAATCTGTGCAAGTAACCACAGAGACTTTTTACCTTAACAAAAGTGCTGAGAGCACCACGGTGGAAGTGGATGAGCCTCCACCTGAAGTGACATTGTTAGAAAATGATGAGATTGATAGGGATGTTCCTGAGGACATCGATAAGGTTGTAGAGGTTCTAGATAATGATGATCTGAGACATTTTGAGGCTTTAGAGTCCTCTCTGCCTCACCCTGAAACTCTTGACACAAAGGGAGTGGAATATAACACTGTACTTGAGACCACAGCTGAGAGGATCAAAGATTACCTTCAGAAAGATCAGCAGAGGACAGAGGACTCTGTGCCGTACAGTGTTGTTGAACCAGAGGAAGGTGAGATCAAAGAAACCCCCTCAGAACCTCTATCCAAAGATGATCCTGAGTTAGAAAATGCACCTGATGGTTTTTCAGAAGGCAGACCTATTCCGGAGTTAAAAACCACACTTGGAATAACTTTTGATGCTGTCACTTCCAATGATGAGGACACTTGGAAGGTGACTCCATATGATAAGGAAAGTGACAAGACTGAATATCAGCAGGATGAGGAAAGTGATTATCATCTCAGGGAAACTCCATTGCTGGCTTTTTCTGAAGAAAGTTCTAATTTGGAACACGAGAACATTCTGGAATCTGATCATACAGATGAGGAAGACAGTCTATCAGAGGTACCTCATACACAGAAACAGGACTCCAAGGACAATAACCTGTGGTCTGCATTTGGTGATACAGTTTTTAACGTTGTCAGTGGTGGGGAAAGAATAGCTCATGTTGCCAGTTCAGAGGAAAATGAGGAGGATGACGAAGGTGAGATTACACCAGAGCAGCCTCCCAAAATTGAAGAACCCAAGGAGTCATTTGGCTGTTCTACTTCCTCTGAGCTAATCTTTGAGCAACCTGCGGACTCTAATTTCAGTGAGGATGCTGTCAAAGTACCCGATGAGGATTCTCAGATGTTGCAGTTTGAGGATGAATCTGAAGAAGCTGACATTGAACCTTCAACACCTCCTGCTTATGAGGCAGGACACACTGAGGCTTTAGCAGAGAATCTTACAGTAGATGACAGCCCAGTCCCTAAACAGCTCTCACAGACAGACATGCTCTCAGACTTTGATAGTAAAAATGATGAATTAGAGCTGAAACAAGCTGTTGAAGAACTCCCCATACAAAAAGAGGAGTCAATAGATTTCTCACAAGTAGAGAATACATTTAAACAGGGTGGTACAGAGCTTTTTAGACTATTGCGAGAACCATACCAGAAGATCCCGGATCCAAGTAAAAACACAATGGTGAAAGAGAGCCATCTTGAACTCCCCATAGAGGAGGATGATTCAATACACCTAGTGGGGGAAGAGATTGAGGAAGAGTTGCTAGAGGATGAAAATGCGGTATTGTCTTCATCCAAAACTGAGCACACTGATGAAAATGACACAGAAAGTCTATCTGAATTTGGGTCAGAGCAACCCAATAATTATACACAAACCGATGTTGTatccagtgatgtgttggatgtgGTCCAACACGGCGAGGCTATTGACATAGAACCTGAGGTGCATGAGACTGAAAATGATGCTGAAAGCCACACACCCTCACTTAAAGATAAAGTTCTGGATCCCCTTCCAAACAAGGAGACGGAATACAGTGACAATGTGTTGAGGCTGACACTATTGCGAGACCACTTCAAGGAGGAGGATATGGAGCGCCTCCAAAAGATTCTAGGTCTTCAGAATCTCTTTAGGGTGGAGTTCCTGTTTTCTGACCTGGAGCTGAAGGCTGCCTGGCTGTCCCAGACAAACACCAGTAAGGACATTGAAAAGGTGCTGGAAGCCATTTTGGAAGCCTCTGAAACCCCAATCCTGGATGAGATTGAGAGGATGCTGGATGCCCAGGAGATCGCTGACCTGCAGCAGGAGGCTGGTGAGTTTGTTGAGGAAGCTTCCATCTTGGACGACTTCCAGGAATTGGTGTTCACCCTGAGTCAGAAGTACTCAACGGCCAGAAACAGTGCTCCCATGGCAGTGGGCAGTCAACTACACCCTGACAcag ATGTGGATATGTCTGATGATGCGGAGGAAGAGAAGACATTCCCGCAGTCTGTGGAGGACATAGACAAGGACAACCTCACTGTGACAGAGACGGGTGAAGAGACTAAGGCACCTGAGAAGCCTGCCCATGATAGTCACAAGATACCATATATGGGCATTGATGAGGATAGTGGGTACTTGAACAGAAACAAAGACAATCAGGCAAGCTCTAAAACTCCAGAAGAAATCCAGAGGGGCCCTCAAACTATTTTGGAAAATACCTTGGACATGGGACTTAGCGTAGACATGGATCACCCTCCCTCAG GATCTCTGGAGTCACCTCCTGTCACTGATTTCCATGAAGATGAGCAGAGTGGTTCATCATTCGTATCAGTGCTAATTTTATCTGGTCATCTCATCACCCTGTTTTATGAGTATCTTGGAATATATGGTGTTATG ATGGTCACCAGCCTGCCAGAGCACTGGAAGTCAGGTCCAGACTTCTACAGCGTGTTCTGTGAACCCGTGCTGGTCACTGCAGGTGCCGGGGTCATCGGCTTCCTCTTCTGGAGTAGCATTCTATCT GTCAAAAGCAAGTCATATCTAA TTACTGAAAAAGAGCTGGTGGACAGGATGAAAATGCTTGAACAAGAGAAGAAGGAGATACTCCAAAAGGTCGCTGAACTGCAGCAACGG GGCGAAGAACTTAAAGAAAATCAAAAGCTGTCTGAAAaatctgccactttctctctggaGAAGATCCAGGATTTGGAG AATATTGtgcaagagatggagagacaaaatGAGCGCCTGGATGAGGAAAATCACTTACTCGCCATATCCTTTGACAAAGAGCGGGCCAACACTGCGAAACATGACGATATG ATGTCCGAAATGGACAAAACCATTGAGAAGTTGAAGCGCAGCAAGAAGAAGACCCAGGACGCACTCTCCAAG TCTACCATTCTGATGGATGAAGTCAAGCTCCGTGAAGATGCCCGGAATGTCCAGCACCAGGTTCTGGAGAAGGATATTGCCACCCTGAAGGAGGAGAACCTCTCG CTGCACCATGCTGCCAAGTTGTGGGAGGAGAAGCACAGGGAGACAAGAGAGCAGATCAAAGTCTACCACAAGTCTCAGAAAGACCTGGAGGATTCCCTCGTTCAAAAGGACCACAACGTTGAG GTTCTGTCTGACCTGCTAGGAGACCTGGAGGCCTGCGATGACCTGAAAGGTGGAGTTGTGGCTAACGGGGAAGCCTTTAACG ACAAGCAGACCATCATCCAAAACCGCGTTAAGCAAATGATGGTCGTCTCTCGG GTCCAGACCACTCTGTCTGTTGTGGAGAAAGAGCGCGATCGCTTCATGACCAAGCTGCTGAACGAAGAGAAGTCCAGGAAAGAGCTGGAAG AGCAATTTCAGAAGTTGGAGCATGACATCTTGTTGGTGAAAAGTGACAAGAACCACATGGAGAACCAGTACAAGACCCTGCAGCAGAAGAATGACATCATGACTGAGATGTACCAGCAGAAGGAGAACGCTTTGCAGCA GAAGCTGACCAAGGAGGAGTTTGAGCGCCCCAACAAGGAAGACCGGCTGACGAAGGTGGACAGCAAGGCCCTAGAGGAGGAGGTCAAGGTGTGTAGGCAGCGCGTTAAAGAGATCCAGGATAAGCTGAAACGGACCGAGAAGTCCTACAAAGCCCAGATCATTAAGCAGGAGCAGAAATCTCACGAGAACTGG GCGATTGCACGCGCCGCAGAGCAAGCTATGTTCAACGAGAAGAAGGAAAACATTCACCTTCATAACTT ACTGACTTCCATGTCCAGCAAGCTGAATGAGCTCCGTAGGCCTCTGTTCAAGCCCACCCTTGGGATGGCTCCCATGCCTCTCCGACGAG GACCACGACCTTGCGGCCGTTACCCTCCTGACCACAAACACCCAGTGGCTTCTAGACCTG ACACCATGGCCCCAAGTACATCCTCACCAAGCGATCTGGGCAGCTCG ACCGCTCCACTAGAGTCACAGGCTGAGGCCCAGGCCTCCACAGAGAACCCAGAGGCA AACACTCGACCTCAGGGTCCTGGCTCCCTGCTGGTCTCTCCCATCAGGCCCCCCCCCGACTCAAGACCCGGCCCCCTCAGACCAGTCATCAGCCATCCCTCCGGACTCTGCTACCGTCCCATTCCCGGACGCCACCacatccctcctcccccacccttcATGCCTCCCGTGTACCGACCAGACAACGGACACTCAGGCATGATGCCTCCTGGACCCCCACCGCCTAACGGACACCCGTTGATACCACCCGGACATCGGCGTCCAACTCCTGGTGCTTACAGTCCCCCTTCCCCACACAACCGGTACCTTCCTCCACCTTCTCACTATGAACCGGTGCCTCCCCCATTCG GTGTTTCCGGCAGCACTCCTATGGCCCGACCCATGGGACCCCCACATACCTACGTGCACTATGGACCACTTGATCACTCCATCCTGCCCCCTGGGGTGGCCCCATACCCTCATGTCGGCCCCAGAGACTTCCCTGTGCAGCCACAGGTCCCACATGGCCATGACTCTTCAGTGGGCCCCCAGCCCGGCGCTGGCCCCCAGGGCCAGGGGCAAGACTATAGGTCCCAGCAGGCAACAGCTGCCCCCCAGGACTCAGACAGAAAATAA
- the LOC118964431 gene encoding transport and Golgi organization protein 1 homolog isoform X5, whose product MAVNVSYVYIFILFIHNFISKAAVEGRFSDFKSCADEECSMLLCRGKAFSDFTGPDCRFLPFKKGETIYVYYKLSSQRTNIWAGSVGNRFGYFNKDQLVINHIYTEKELEIPAEETDFVCFDTGHDKFDSYDIDSLLGSSLLLTDEEESVQVTTETFYLNKSAESTTVEVDEPPPEVTLLENDEIDRDVPEDIDKVVEVLDNDDLRHFEALESSLPHPETLDTKGVEYNTVLETTAERIKDYLQKDQQRTEDSVPYSVVEPEEGEIKETPSEPLSKDDPELENAPDGFSEGRPIPELKTTLGITFDAVTSNDEDTWKVTPYDKESDKTEYQQDEESDYHLRETPLLAFSEESSNLEHENILESDHTDEEDSLSEVPHTQKQDSKDNNLWSAFGDTVFNVVSGGERIAHVASSEENEEDDEGEITPEQPPKIEEPKESFGCSTSSELIFEQPADSNFSEDAVKVPDEDSQMLQFEDESEEADIEPSTPPAYEAGHTEALAENLTVDDSPVPKQLSQTDMLSDFDSKNDELELKQAVEELPIQKEESIDFSQVENTFKQGGTELFRLLREPYQKIPDPSKNTMVKESHLELPIEEDDSIHLVGEEIEEELLEDENAVLSSSKTEHTDENDTESLSEFGSEQPNNYTQTDVVSSDVLDVVQHGEAIDIEPEVHETENDAESHTPSLKDKVLDPLPNKETEYSDNVLRLTLLRDHFKEEDMERLQKILGLQNLFRVEFLFSDLELKAAWLSQTNTSKDIEKVLEAILEASETPILDEIERMLDAQEIADLQQEAGEFVEEASILDDFQELVFTLSQKYSTARNSAPMAVGSQLHPDTDVDMSDDAEEEKTFPQSVEDIDKDNLTVTETGEETKAPEKPAHDSHKIPYMGIDEDSGYLNRNKDNQASSKTPEEIQRGPQTILENTLDMGLSVDMDHPPSGSLESPPVTDFHEDEQSGSSFVSVLILSGHLITLFYEYLGIYGVMMVTSLPEHWKSGPDFYSVFCEPVLVTAGAGVIGFLFWSSILSVKSKSYLITEKELVDRMKMLEQEKKEILQKVAELQQRGEELKENQKLSEKSATFSLEKIQDLENIVQEMERQNERLDEENHLLAISFDKERANTAKHDDMMSEMDKTIEKLKRSKKKTQDALSKSTILMDEVKLREDARNVQHQVLEKDIATLKEENLSLHHAAKLWEEKHRETREQIKVYHKSQKDLEDSLVQKDHNVEVLSDLLGDLEACDDLKGGVVANGEAFNDKQTIIQNRVKQMMVVSRNFPQVQTTLSVVEKERDRFMTKLLNEEKSRKELEEQFQKLEHDILLVKSDKNHMENQYKTLQQKNDIMTEMYQQKENALQQKLTKEEFERPNKEDRLTKVDSKALEEEVKVCRQRVKEIQDKLKRTEKSYKAQIIKQEQKSHENWAIARAAEQAMFNEKKENIHLHNLLTSMSSKLNELRRPLFKPTLGMAPMPLRRGPRPCGRYPPDHKHPVASRPDTMAPSTSSPSDLGSSNTRPQGPGSLLVSPIRPPPDSRPGPLRPVISHPSGLCYRPIPGRHHIPPPPPFMPPVYRPDNGHSGMMPPGPPPPNGHPLIPPGHRRPTPGAYSPPSPHNRYLPPPSHYEPVPPPFGVSGSTPMARPMGPPHTYVHYGPLDHSILPPGVAPYPHVGPRDFPVQPQVPHGHDSSVGPQPGAGPQGQGQDYRSQQATAAPQDSDRK is encoded by the exons ATGGCTGTAAATGTTTCTTacgtatatatttttattttatttattcataATTTCATATCCAAAGCCGCAGTCGAAGGGAGATTCTCCGACTTCAAAAGCTGTGCAGACGAGGAATGCAGTA TGCTCTTGTGCCGGGGGAAAGCTTTTAGCGATTTCACCGGACCAGACTGTCGGTTTCTGCCATTTAAAAAAGGAGAGACTATATATGTCTACTATAAACTCTCAAGCCAAAGGACAAATATATGGGCAGGGAGT GTTGGTAACCGCTTTGGTTACTTCAATAAGGACCAACTCGTAATCAATCACATATACACTGAAAAAGAATTGGAGATTCCTGCTGAG GAAACCGACTTTGTTTGCTTTGACACTGGACACGATAAGTTTGACAGTTATGACATTGATTCACTGTTAGGTTCCTCTTTATTGTTAACAGACGAGGAGGAATCTGTGCAAGTAACCACAGAGACTTTTTACCTTAACAAAAGTGCTGAGAGCACCACGGTGGAAGTGGATGAGCCTCCACCTGAAGTGACATTGTTAGAAAATGATGAGATTGATAGGGATGTTCCTGAGGACATCGATAAGGTTGTAGAGGTTCTAGATAATGATGATCTGAGACATTTTGAGGCTTTAGAGTCCTCTCTGCCTCACCCTGAAACTCTTGACACAAAGGGAGTGGAATATAACACTGTACTTGAGACCACAGCTGAGAGGATCAAAGATTACCTTCAGAAAGATCAGCAGAGGACAGAGGACTCTGTGCCGTACAGTGTTGTTGAACCAGAGGAAGGTGAGATCAAAGAAACCCCCTCAGAACCTCTATCCAAAGATGATCCTGAGTTAGAAAATGCACCTGATGGTTTTTCAGAAGGCAGACCTATTCCGGAGTTAAAAACCACACTTGGAATAACTTTTGATGCTGTCACTTCCAATGATGAGGACACTTGGAAGGTGACTCCATATGATAAGGAAAGTGACAAGACTGAATATCAGCAGGATGAGGAAAGTGATTATCATCTCAGGGAAACTCCATTGCTGGCTTTTTCTGAAGAAAGTTCTAATTTGGAACACGAGAACATTCTGGAATCTGATCATACAGATGAGGAAGACAGTCTATCAGAGGTACCTCATACACAGAAACAGGACTCCAAGGACAATAACCTGTGGTCTGCATTTGGTGATACAGTTTTTAACGTTGTCAGTGGTGGGGAAAGAATAGCTCATGTTGCCAGTTCAGAGGAAAATGAGGAGGATGACGAAGGTGAGATTACACCAGAGCAGCCTCCCAAAATTGAAGAACCCAAGGAGTCATTTGGCTGTTCTACTTCCTCTGAGCTAATCTTTGAGCAACCTGCGGACTCTAATTTCAGTGAGGATGCTGTCAAAGTACCCGATGAGGATTCTCAGATGTTGCAGTTTGAGGATGAATCTGAAGAAGCTGACATTGAACCTTCAACACCTCCTGCTTATGAGGCAGGACACACTGAGGCTTTAGCAGAGAATCTTACAGTAGATGACAGCCCAGTCCCTAAACAGCTCTCACAGACAGACATGCTCTCAGACTTTGATAGTAAAAATGATGAATTAGAGCTGAAACAAGCTGTTGAAGAACTCCCCATACAAAAAGAGGAGTCAATAGATTTCTCACAAGTAGAGAATACATTTAAACAGGGTGGTACAGAGCTTTTTAGACTATTGCGAGAACCATACCAGAAGATCCCGGATCCAAGTAAAAACACAATGGTGAAAGAGAGCCATCTTGAACTCCCCATAGAGGAGGATGATTCAATACACCTAGTGGGGGAAGAGATTGAGGAAGAGTTGCTAGAGGATGAAAATGCGGTATTGTCTTCATCCAAAACTGAGCACACTGATGAAAATGACACAGAAAGTCTATCTGAATTTGGGTCAGAGCAACCCAATAATTATACACAAACCGATGTTGTatccagtgatgtgttggatgtgGTCCAACACGGCGAGGCTATTGACATAGAACCTGAGGTGCATGAGACTGAAAATGATGCTGAAAGCCACACACCCTCACTTAAAGATAAAGTTCTGGATCCCCTTCCAAACAAGGAGACGGAATACAGTGACAATGTGTTGAGGCTGACACTATTGCGAGACCACTTCAAGGAGGAGGATATGGAGCGCCTCCAAAAGATTCTAGGTCTTCAGAATCTCTTTAGGGTGGAGTTCCTGTTTTCTGACCTGGAGCTGAAGGCTGCCTGGCTGTCCCAGACAAACACCAGTAAGGACATTGAAAAGGTGCTGGAAGCCATTTTGGAAGCCTCTGAAACCCCAATCCTGGATGAGATTGAGAGGATGCTGGATGCCCAGGAGATCGCTGACCTGCAGCAGGAGGCTGGTGAGTTTGTTGAGGAAGCTTCCATCTTGGACGACTTCCAGGAATTGGTGTTCACCCTGAGTCAGAAGTACTCAACGGCCAGAAACAGTGCTCCCATGGCAGTGGGCAGTCAACTACACCCTGACAcag ATGTGGATATGTCTGATGATGCGGAGGAAGAGAAGACATTCCCGCAGTCTGTGGAGGACATAGACAAGGACAACCTCACTGTGACAGAGACGGGTGAAGAGACTAAGGCACCTGAGAAGCCTGCCCATGATAGTCACAAGATACCATATATGGGCATTGATGAGGATAGTGGGTACTTGAACAGAAACAAAGACAATCAGGCAAGCTCTAAAACTCCAGAAGAAATCCAGAGGGGCCCTCAAACTATTTTGGAAAATACCTTGGACATGGGACTTAGCGTAGACATGGATCACCCTCCCTCAG GATCTCTGGAGTCACCTCCTGTCACTGATTTCCATGAAGATGAGCAGAGTGGTTCATCATTCGTATCAGTGCTAATTTTATCTGGTCATCTCATCACCCTGTTTTATGAGTATCTTGGAATATATGGTGTTATG ATGGTCACCAGCCTGCCAGAGCACTGGAAGTCAGGTCCAGACTTCTACAGCGTGTTCTGTGAACCCGTGCTGGTCACTGCAGGTGCCGGGGTCATCGGCTTCCTCTTCTGGAGTAGCATTCTATCT GTCAAAAGCAAGTCATATCTAA TTACTGAAAAAGAGCTGGTGGACAGGATGAAAATGCTTGAACAAGAGAAGAAGGAGATACTCCAAAAGGTCGCTGAACTGCAGCAACGG GGCGAAGAACTTAAAGAAAATCAAAAGCTGTCTGAAAaatctgccactttctctctggaGAAGATCCAGGATTTGGAG AATATTGtgcaagagatggagagacaaaatGAGCGCCTGGATGAGGAAAATCACTTACTCGCCATATCCTTTGACAAAGAGCGGGCCAACACTGCGAAACATGACGATATG ATGTCCGAAATGGACAAAACCATTGAGAAGTTGAAGCGCAGCAAGAAGAAGACCCAGGACGCACTCTCCAAG TCTACCATTCTGATGGATGAAGTCAAGCTCCGTGAAGATGCCCGGAATGTCCAGCACCAGGTTCTGGAGAAGGATATTGCCACCCTGAAGGAGGAGAACCTCTCG CTGCACCATGCTGCCAAGTTGTGGGAGGAGAAGCACAGGGAGACAAGAGAGCAGATCAAAGTCTACCACAAGTCTCAGAAAGACCTGGAGGATTCCCTCGTTCAAAAGGACCACAACGTTGAG GTTCTGTCTGACCTGCTAGGAGACCTGGAGGCCTGCGATGACCTGAAAGGTGGAGTTGTGGCTAACGGGGAAGCCTTTAACG ACAAGCAGACCATCATCCAAAACCGCGTTAAGCAAATGATGGTCGTCTCTCGG AACTTTCCACAGGTCCAGACCACTCTGTCTGTTGTGGAGAAAGAGCGCGATCGCTTCATGACCAAGCTGCTGAACGAAGAGAAGTCCAGGAAAGAGCTGGAAG AGCAATTTCAGAAGTTGGAGCATGACATCTTGTTGGTGAAAAGTGACAAGAACCACATGGAGAACCAGTACAAGACCCTGCAGCAGAAGAATGACATCATGACTGAGATGTACCAGCAGAAGGAGAACGCTTTGCAGCA GAAGCTGACCAAGGAGGAGTTTGAGCGCCCCAACAAGGAAGACCGGCTGACGAAGGTGGACAGCAAGGCCCTAGAGGAGGAGGTCAAGGTGTGTAGGCAGCGCGTTAAAGAGATCCAGGATAAGCTGAAACGGACCGAGAAGTCCTACAAAGCCCAGATCATTAAGCAGGAGCAGAAATCTCACGAGAACTGG GCGATTGCACGCGCCGCAGAGCAAGCTATGTTCAACGAGAAGAAGGAAAACATTCACCTTCATAACTT ACTGACTTCCATGTCCAGCAAGCTGAATGAGCTCCGTAGGCCTCTGTTCAAGCCCACCCTTGGGATGGCTCCCATGCCTCTCCGACGAG GACCACGACCTTGCGGCCGTTACCCTCCTGACCACAAACACCCAGTGGCTTCTAGACCTG ACACCATGGCCCCAAGTACATCCTCACCAAGCGATCTGGGCAGCTCG AACACTCGACCTCAGGGTCCTGGCTCCCTGCTGGTCTCTCCCATCAGGCCCCCCCCCGACTCAAGACCCGGCCCCCTCAGACCAGTCATCAGCCATCCCTCCGGACTCTGCTACCGTCCCATTCCCGGACGCCACCacatccctcctcccccacccttcATGCCTCCCGTGTACCGACCAGACAACGGACACTCAGGCATGATGCCTCCTGGACCCCCACCGCCTAACGGACACCCGTTGATACCACCCGGACATCGGCGTCCAACTCCTGGTGCTTACAGTCCCCCTTCCCCACACAACCGGTACCTTCCTCCACCTTCTCACTATGAACCGGTGCCTCCCCCATTCG GTGTTTCCGGCAGCACTCCTATGGCCCGACCCATGGGACCCCCACATACCTACGTGCACTATGGACCACTTGATCACTCCATCCTGCCCCCTGGGGTGGCCCCATACCCTCATGTCGGCCCCAGAGACTTCCCTGTGCAGCCACAGGTCCCACATGGCCATGACTCTTCAGTGGGCCCCCAGCCCGGCGCTGGCCCCCAGGGCCAGGGGCAAGACTATAGGTCCCAGCAGGCAACAGCTGCCCCCCAGGACTCAGACAGAAAATAA